The Psychrobium sp. MM17-31 genome window below encodes:
- a CDS encoding segregation/condensation protein A: MQDNDELAPRKPIALVAGEPVDKQPTDLFIPPDALQVFLSAFEGPLDLLLYLIRKHKFDILDLPISRITEQYMEYVDLMKELNLDLAAEYLLMAAILAQIKSKMLLPVQETVEDEEADPRAELVKRLQEYESYKRAALDIEALPRLDRDYYTAHAIKADNLVADSPLSEVTLKELSLAFTQVMKQVQANVHHHIQRESLSTRARMSEIMDKLSENTSLMFWQLFNVEEGRAGAVVSFLAILQLCKEQMIGIALASEDDSLNVFLLATDDVLE, from the coding sequence ATGCAAGATAACGACGAATTAGCGCCGCGGAAACCAATCGCACTGGTGGCTGGTGAGCCAGTAGATAAACAGCCGACTGATCTTTTTATTCCGCCTGATGCGCTGCAGGTTTTTCTATCGGCGTTTGAAGGTCCATTAGATTTATTGCTTTATCTAATTCGCAAACACAAATTCGACATCTTAGATCTTCCCATTAGCAGGATCACTGAGCAGTACATGGAATATGTCGATTTAATGAAGGAGCTCAATTTAGACTTAGCGGCTGAATATCTATTGATGGCTGCTATTCTTGCGCAAATTAAATCGAAAATGTTACTGCCGGTGCAAGAAACCGTTGAAGACGAAGAAGCGGATCCTCGTGCGGAGCTTGTCAAAAGGTTGCAAGAATACGAAAGCTACAAGCGGGCAGCGTTAGATATTGAAGCGCTGCCTCGATTAGATCGGGATTACTACACTGCCCATGCAATCAAGGCGGATAACTTGGTTGCTGATTCGCCGCTTAGTGAAGTGACTTTAAAAGAGCTAAGTCTTGCATTTACTCAAGTGATGAAACAAGTGCAGGCAAATGTCCATCATCATATTCAACGTGAATCACTATCGACGCGAGCGCGGATGAGTGAAATCATGGATAAATTAAGTGAAAACACCAGTCTAATGTTTTGGCAATTGTTTAATGTTGAAGAGGGACGAGCTGGCGCAGTGGTGTCATTTTTAGCGATTTTACAACTGTGTAAAGAGCAAATGATTGGTATTGCCTTAGCGAGTGAAGACGACTCTCTCAATGTTTTCTTATTAGCCACCGACGACGTATTGGAATAG